A stretch of Cicer arietinum cultivar CDC Frontier isolate Library 1 chromosome 5, Cicar.CDCFrontier_v2.0, whole genome shotgun sequence DNA encodes these proteins:
- the LOC101507605 gene encoding pectinesterase inhibitor 4-like, which produces MEAKTFASSSNHVFTFAIFILLAISSITLACDDNSKYTSNTLSNSTKANDNETNPQFRTYIKKSCNSTTYPYICYKSLSRYASIIEADPIKLCNVTLSVALKAAQSASSTVLKLLKSGDIYWSNSEEEVVQDCFSNLKDSIEQLQDSLHAMKNLDGKFDKEFQLSNIKTWVSSAITNDQTCYDGFDEMNVDSTLRDKIRSRVLNVARKTSNALYFINNNY; this is translated from the coding sequence ATGGAAGCCAAAACATTTGCAAGTTCTTCTAACCATGTTTTCACATTTGCAATCTTCATCTTGCTAGCAATTTCAAGCATTACTTTAGCATGTGATGATAATTCTAAATACACTTCCAATACCCTCTCAAATTCCACCAAAGCCAATGATAATGAAACCAACCCCCAATTTAGAacctatataaaaaaatcatgcaATTCAACCACTTACCCTTATATATGCTACAAATCTTTATCTCGATATGCTTCAATAATTGAAGCAGATCCGATAAAGTTGTGCAACGTCACTCTCTCGGTCGCTTTAAAAGCGGCTCAAAGTGCATCCTCAACCGTATTAAAACTTCTAAAAAGCGGTGACATTTACTGGTCAAACTCCGAAGAAGAAGTTGTGCAAGACTGCTTTAGCAATTTGAAGGACTCTATAGAACAATTGCAAGACTCACTTCATGCAATGAAAAATTTGGATGGTAAATTTGATAAAGAATTTCAACTTAGTAACATAAAGACTTGGGTTAGTTCTGCTATCACTAATGATCAAACTTGCTATGATGGGTTTGATGAGATGAATGTGGACTCCACACTTAGGGATAAAATTAGAAGCAGAGTTTTGAATGTGGCTAGGAAGACTAGCAATGCTTTGTAtttcatcaacaataactatTAA